A genomic stretch from Enterobacter dykesii includes:
- the metA gene encoding homoserine O-acetyltransferase MetA, whose protein sequence is MPIRVQDELPAVNFLREENVFVMTASRATGQEIRPLKVLILNLMPKKIETENQFLRLLSNSPLQVDIQLLRIDARESRNTPAEHLNNFYCNFDDIQGENFDGLIVTGAPLGLVEFNDVAYWPQIKQVLEWAKDHVTSTLFVCWAVQAALNILYGIPKQTRTEKLSGVYEHHILQPHALLTRGFDDSFLAPHSRYADFPAQLIRDYTDLEILAETEDGDAYLFASKDKRIAFVTGHPEYDPHTLASEYFRDVEAGLNPDVPYNYFPKDDPQNKPRATWRSHGNLLFTNWLNYYVYQITPYDLRHMNPTLE, encoded by the coding sequence ATGCCGATTCGGGTGCAGGACGAGCTACCAGCCGTCAATTTCTTGCGTGAAGAAAACGTCTTCGTCATGACGGCTTCGCGTGCGACAGGTCAGGAAATTCGCCCGCTGAAGGTGCTTATTCTCAATCTGATGCCAAAAAAGATCGAAACAGAAAACCAGTTCCTGCGTCTTCTGTCGAACTCCCCGCTGCAGGTCGATATTCAGCTGCTGCGAATCGATGCCCGCGAGTCGCGTAACACGCCTGCTGAGCACCTGAATAACTTCTACTGCAACTTTGATGACATTCAGGGGGAAAACTTCGACGGGCTGATTGTGACCGGCGCGCCGCTCGGTCTGGTTGAATTTAACGATGTCGCCTACTGGCCGCAGATCAAACAGGTTCTGGAGTGGGCAAAAGATCACGTTACCTCCACATTGTTTGTCTGTTGGGCGGTACAAGCCGCGCTGAATATTCTTTATGGCATCCCCAAGCAAACCCGTACTGAAAAGCTCTCCGGCGTATACGAACACCACATTCTTCAACCGCATGCGTTGCTGACGCGCGGTTTCGATGACTCCTTCCTGGCCCCGCATTCTCGCTACGCCGATTTCCCTGCCCAGCTGATTCGTGATTACACCGATCTGGAGATCCTGGCCGAAACGGAAGACGGGGATGCTTACCTGTTTGCCAGCAAGGATAAGCGTATCGCCTTTGTGACCGGCCATCCTGAGTACGATCCGCATACCCTCGCGTCAGAGTATTTCCGTGATGTCGAAGCGGGTCTTAATCCGGATGTACCGTACAACTATTTCCCCAAAGACGATCCGCAAAACAAACCGAGAGCAACCTGGCGCAGCCACGGGAATTTGCTTTTCACTAACTGGCTCAACTATTACGTCTACCAGATCACGCCATACGATCTGCGCCACATGAATCCGACGCTGGAGTAA
- the aceB gene encoding malate synthase A encodes MTQQATTVDELAFTQPYGEQEQQVLTAEAVEFLTELVTRFTPQRNKLLAARIHQQQEIDDGKLPGFISETASIRRGEWKIRGIPEDLQDRRVEITGPVERKMVINAMNANVKVFMADFEDSLAPDWNKVIDGQINLRDAVNGTISYTNEAGKIYQLKPNPAVLICRVRGLHLPEKHVTWRGEAIPGSLFDFALYFFHNYKALLAKGSGPYFYLPKTQAWQEAAWWSEVFSYAEDRFNLPRGTIKATLLIETLPAVFQMNEILHALRDHIVGLNCGRWDYIFSYIKTLKNHGDRVLPDRQVVTMDKPFLSAYSRLLIKTCHKRGAFAMGGMAAFIPSKDAERNNQVLNKVKADKELEARNGHDGTWIAHPGLADTAMEVFNRVLGDNKNQLFVTREDDAPTAEEQLLAPCAGERTEEGMRANIRVAVQYIEAWISGNGCVPIYGLMEDAATAEISRTSIWQWIHHQKTLSNGKPVTKSLFRQMLAEEMRVIQDELGEHRFSSGRFDDAARLMEQITTSDDLIDFLTLPGYRFLA; translated from the coding sequence ATGACTCAACAGGCAACGACGGTCGATGAACTGGCCTTTACCCAGCCGTATGGCGAGCAAGAACAGCAGGTTTTGACGGCGGAAGCGGTAGAATTTCTGACTGAACTGGTGACCCGCTTTACGCCGCAGCGCAATAAGCTGCTGGCGGCACGTATTCATCAGCAGCAGGAAATTGACGATGGCAAGTTGCCTGGATTCATTTCGGAAACCGCTTCCATTCGACGTGGCGAGTGGAAAATCCGCGGCATCCCTGAAGATTTACAGGATCGTCGCGTTGAGATCACTGGTCCGGTAGAGCGCAAAATGGTGATCAACGCCATGAATGCCAACGTTAAGGTCTTCATGGCCGATTTTGAAGATTCACTGGCGCCAGACTGGAACAAAGTTATCGACGGGCAGATCAACCTGCGCGACGCCGTGAACGGCACCATCAGCTATACCAACGAAGCCGGCAAAATTTACCAGCTCAAACCGAACCCGGCGGTGCTGATCTGTCGCGTACGCGGTCTGCACCTGCCTGAAAAACATGTCACCTGGCGTGGGGAAGCCATTCCGGGCAGCCTGTTTGATTTCGCACTCTATTTCTTCCACAACTACAAAGCCCTCCTGGCTAAAGGCAGCGGTCCCTATTTCTATCTGCCAAAAACGCAGGCCTGGCAGGAAGCGGCCTGGTGGAGCGAGGTGTTCAGCTATGCGGAAGATCGTTTCAACCTGCCGCGCGGCACCATCAAAGCCACGCTGCTGATTGAAACGCTGCCTGCCGTGTTCCAGATGAATGAAATTCTGCACGCTCTGCGCGACCACATTGTCGGCCTGAACTGCGGACGCTGGGACTATATTTTCAGCTACATCAAAACCCTGAAAAATCACGGCGATCGCGTGCTGCCCGATCGCCAAGTGGTCACTATGGATAAACCATTCCTGAGTGCCTACTCGCGCCTGCTGATCAAAACCTGTCACAAGCGCGGCGCCTTTGCGATGGGCGGCATGGCGGCATTTATCCCGAGCAAAGACGCAGAGCGCAATAATCAGGTGCTCAACAAGGTGAAAGCCGACAAAGAGCTTGAAGCCCGTAACGGTCACGACGGCACGTGGATTGCCCATCCTGGCCTTGCCGATACGGCGATGGAGGTCTTCAACCGCGTTCTCGGCGACAACAAAAACCAGCTGTTTGTCACGCGCGAAGACGATGCCCCAACGGCTGAAGAACAGCTGCTGGCACCGTGCGCGGGCGAGCGTACGGAAGAGGGCATGCGTGCCAATATTCGCGTCGCGGTCCAGTACATCGAAGCGTGGATCTCCGGCAACGGCTGTGTGCCTATCTATGGACTGATGGAAGATGCCGCGACGGCGGAGATCTCACGTACCTCCATCTGGCAGTGGATCCACCATCAAAAAACGCTCAGCAACGGCAAGCCGGTGACCAAATCCCTGTTCCGCCAGATGCTGGCCGAAGAGATGCGGGTGATCCAGGACGAGCTGGGCGAACACCGCTTCAGCAGCGGACGTTTTGACGACGCCGCGCGCCTGATGGAGCAAATCACCACATCAGATGACTTAATCGACTTCCTGACCCTGCCGGGCTACCGCTTCCTGGCGTAA
- the aceA gene encoding isocitrate lyase: MKTRTQQIEELKKEWTQPRWEGIRRPYSAEEVVKLRGSVNPECTLAQNGAAKMWKLLHGCSKKGYINSLGALTGGQALQQAKAGIEAIYLSGWQVAADANLASSMYPDQSLYPANSVPSVVDRINNTFRRADQIQWAAGIEPNDPRFIDYFLPIVADAEAGFGGVLNAFELMKSMIEAGAAAVHFEDQLASVKKCGHMGGKVLVPTQEAVQKLVAARLAADVLGVPTLVIARTDADAADLITSDCDPYDSEFITGERTSEGFYRTHAGIEQAISRGLAYAPYADLVWCETSTPDLALAKRFADAIHAKYPGKLLAYNCSPSFNWQKKLDDKTIASFQQQLSDMGYKYQFITLAGIHSMWFNMFDLAHAYAQGEGMKHYVEKVQQPEFAAGKDGYTFVSHQQEVGTGYFDNVTTIIQGGTSSVTALTGSTEEAQF, from the coding sequence ATGAAAACCCGTACCCAACAGATCGAAGAGTTGAAGAAAGAGTGGACACAACCTCGTTGGGAAGGCATCCGCCGTCCTTACAGCGCGGAGGAAGTGGTGAAATTACGCGGCTCGGTCAATCCGGAATGCACGCTGGCACAGAACGGTGCGGCGAAAATGTGGAAGCTGCTGCACGGTTGCTCTAAAAAGGGCTACATCAACAGCCTCGGTGCGCTGACCGGCGGTCAGGCGCTGCAGCAGGCGAAGGCGGGTATTGAAGCTATCTACCTCTCCGGCTGGCAGGTTGCGGCGGATGCTAACCTGGCGTCCAGCATGTACCCGGATCAGTCGCTCTATCCGGCGAACTCCGTGCCGTCGGTGGTGGATCGGATCAACAATACCTTCCGCCGAGCGGATCAGATCCAGTGGGCCGCCGGTATCGAACCTAACGATCCGCGCTTTATTGACTATTTCCTGCCGATCGTCGCGGATGCAGAAGCGGGCTTCGGCGGCGTGCTGAACGCCTTCGAGCTGATGAAATCGATGATTGAGGCCGGTGCAGCGGCCGTTCACTTCGAAGACCAGCTGGCGTCAGTGAAAAAATGCGGACACATGGGCGGTAAGGTGCTGGTTCCTACACAGGAAGCCGTACAGAAGCTGGTTGCCGCGCGTCTGGCTGCTGACGTGCTCGGCGTGCCGACGCTGGTGATTGCCCGTACTGATGCGGACGCGGCGGACCTGATCACCTCTGACTGCGACCCGTACGACAGCGAGTTCATCACCGGCGAGCGCACCAGTGAAGGCTTCTACCGCACCCATGCCGGCATTGAACAGGCGATCAGCCGCGGCCTGGCGTACGCGCCTTACGCGGACCTGGTCTGGTGTGAAACGTCTACGCCGGATCTGGCGCTGGCAAAACGCTTTGCCGACGCCATCCACGCGAAGTATCCGGGCAAACTGCTGGCCTATAACTGCTCGCCGTCATTCAACTGGCAGAAAAAGCTGGATGACAAAACGATCGCCAGCTTCCAGCAGCAGCTGTCCGACATGGGCTACAAATACCAGTTCATTACCCTGGCCGGTATCCACAGCATGTGGTTCAACATGTTCGACCTGGCGCACGCCTATGCGCAGGGTGAGGGCATGAAGCACTACGTTGAGAAGGTGCAGCAGCCGGAGTTTGCGGCGGGTAAAGACGGTTATACCTTCGTGTCTCACCAGCAGGAGGTGGGAACTGGCTACTTCGATAACGTGACGACCATCATTCAGGGCGGCACCTCCTCCGTCACCGCCTTAACGGGTTCAACGGAAGAAGCACAGTTCTAA
- the aceK gene encoding bifunctional isocitrate dehydrogenase kinase/phosphatase, producing the protein MSRGLELLIAQTILQGFDAQYGRFLEVTSGAQQRFEHADWHAVQQAMKQRIHLYDHHVGLVVEQLRCITDGKSPDAEFLLRVKEHYTHLLPDYPRFEIAESFFNSVYCRLFDHRSLSPERLFIFSSQPERRFRTIPRPLAKDFFPDRGWEKLLHRMLTDLPLRLPWENKTRDIGYIHAHLNETFGAEVLSHSHLQVANELFYRNKAAWLVGKLVTPTAIVPFLLPIHLTDDGELFVDTCLTTSAEASIVFGFARSYFMVYAPLPAALVEWLREILPGKTTAELYMAIGCQKHAKTESYREYLRYVTAADEQFIEAPGIRGMVMLVFTLPGFDRVFKVIKDRFAPQKEMTAAHVRACYQLVKEHDRVGRMADTQEFENFVLDKQQIDPALMALLMQEAPAKITDLGDKIVISHLYIERRMVPLNIWLEQSEGQALRDAIEEYGNAIRQLAAANIFPGDMLFKNFGVTRHGRVVFYDYDEICYMTEVNFRDIPPPRYPEDELSGEPWYSVSPGDVFPEEFRHWLCADPRIGPLFEEMHEDLFRASYWRGLQTRIKNGHVEDVYAYRRKQRFCIRFSPSPCGRGPG; encoded by the coding sequence ATGTCGCGTGGCCTGGAATTGCTGATTGCCCAAACTATTTTGCAGGGCTTCGATGCCCAGTATGGTCGTTTTCTTGAAGTGACATCCGGCGCGCAGCAGCGCTTCGAACATGCAGACTGGCATGCGGTTCAGCAGGCCATGAAGCAGCGTATCCATCTCTATGACCACCACGTGGGTCTGGTGGTGGAGCAGCTGCGCTGTATTACCGACGGTAAAAGCCCGGACGCGGAATTTTTACTGCGCGTGAAGGAGCACTACACCCATTTGTTACCCGATTACCCGCGCTTCGAGATTGCGGAGAGCTTTTTCAACTCCGTCTATTGCCGGTTATTTGACCACCGCTCACTATCTCCTGAGCGGTTATTTATCTTCAGCTCCCAGCCAGAGCGACGCTTTCGAACCATTCCCCGTCCGCTGGCGAAAGATTTCTTTCCCGATCGCGGATGGGAAAAGCTCCTGCACCGCATGCTAACGGATCTGCCGCTGCGACTGCCCTGGGAGAATAAAACCCGGGATATCGGTTATATCCACGCGCATCTCAACGAAACCTTCGGCGCGGAGGTGCTCAGCCATAGCCATTTGCAGGTGGCCAACGAGCTTTTCTACCGCAATAAAGCCGCCTGGCTGGTGGGCAAACTGGTTACGCCGACCGCCATTGTGCCGTTTCTGCTGCCCATTCACCTTACCGACGACGGGGAACTGTTTGTCGATACCTGCCTGACCACCAGCGCCGAGGCCAGCATTGTGTTTGGCTTCGCCCGCTCCTATTTCATGGTATACGCTCCGCTGCCTGCCGCGCTGGTGGAGTGGCTGCGTGAGATCCTGCCGGGCAAAACCACCGCCGAGCTGTATATGGCGATTGGTTGCCAGAAGCACGCCAAAACGGAAAGCTACCGGGAGTACCTGCGCTATGTCACCGCCGCCGATGAGCAGTTTATCGAAGCGCCCGGCATTCGCGGTATGGTGATGCTGGTCTTTACGCTGCCGGGTTTTGACCGGGTATTTAAGGTGATTAAAGATAGATTCGCGCCGCAGAAAGAGATGACCGCCGCGCACGTTCGCGCCTGCTATCAGCTGGTTAAAGAGCACGACCGCGTCGGTCGCATGGCGGATACCCAGGAGTTCGAAAACTTTGTGCTGGATAAACAGCAGATCGACCCGGCACTCATGGCGCTGTTAATGCAGGAAGCACCCGCGAAAATCACCGATCTTGGCGATAAAATCGTGATTAGCCATCTCTACATCGAACGCCGCATGGTGCCGCTAAATATCTGGCTTGAGCAGTCCGAAGGTCAGGCACTACGGGATGCCATTGAAGAATACGGCAACGCGATTCGCCAGCTTGCCGCCGCCAATATTTTCCCGGGCGACATGCTGTTTAAAAACTTCGGCGTCACCCGTCACGGGCGGGTGGTATTCTACGATTACGATGAAATTTGCTACATGACCGAGGTGAACTTCCGCGATATACCACCGCCCCGCTACCCGGAAGATGAGCTGTCCGGCGAGCCGTGGTACAGCGTCTCGCCGGGCGATGTGTTTCCGGAGGAGTTTCGCCACTGGCTGTGCGCTGACCCGCGCATCGGGCCGCTATTCGAAGAAATGCATGAGGATCTGTTCCGCGCCAGCTACTGGCGCGGGCTGCAAACGCGGATCAAAAACGGGCATGTGGAAGATGTGTACGCTTACCGCCGTAAACAGCGGTTTTGCATCAGGTTTTCTCCCTCTCCCTGTGGGAGAGGGCCGGGGTGA
- the iclR gene encoding glyoxylate bypass operon transcriptional repressor IclR: protein MVATVPAKRGRKPAATTAATQQGGQVQSLTRGLKLLEWIAESHGSVALTELAQQAGLPNSTTHRLLTTMQQLGFVRQVGELGHWAVGAHAFIVGSSFLQSRNLLAIVHPILRKLMEESGETVNLAVLDQSDHQAIIIDQVQCTQLMRMSAPIGGKLPMHASGAGKAFLSQLSEEQVTGLLHRKGLHAYTHATLVSPVHLKEDLALTRKRGYSFDDEEHALGLRCLASCIFDEHREPFAAISISGPISRMTDDRVTELGALVIKAAKEVTLAYGGIR, encoded by the coding sequence ATGGTCGCGACCGTTCCCGCTAAACGCGGCAGAAAACCTGCTGCCACCACCGCCGCCACACAACAGGGCGGACAGGTTCAATCGCTCACGCGCGGTTTGAAGCTGCTGGAGTGGATAGCCGAGTCGCACGGCAGCGTGGCCCTGACGGAGCTGGCCCAGCAGGCTGGCCTGCCTAACTCCACGACGCACCGCCTGCTGACCACCATGCAGCAGCTGGGCTTTGTCCGCCAGGTCGGCGAGCTGGGGCACTGGGCGGTGGGCGCGCATGCGTTTATAGTCGGCAGCAGCTTCCTGCAGAGCCGCAACCTGCTGGCGATTGTGCACCCGATTCTGCGCAAGCTGATGGAGGAGTCCGGCGAGACCGTAAACCTGGCGGTGCTGGACCAGAGCGACCACCAGGCGATTATCATCGACCAGGTGCAGTGCACGCAGCTGATGCGCATGTCCGCACCGATTGGCGGCAAGCTGCCGATGCATGCCTCCGGGGCGGGGAAAGCGTTTCTCTCGCAGCTAAGCGAAGAGCAGGTGACGGGGCTGCTGCACCGTAAAGGGCTGCACGCCTATACCCACGCCACGCTGGTATCGCCCGTGCATCTGAAAGAAGATCTGGCCCTGACCCGCAAGCGCGGCTATTCGTTTGATGATGAAGAACATGCCCTGGGCCTGCGCTGCCTCGCGTCCTGCATTTTTGACGAGCACCGCGAGCCGTTTGCCGCCATCTCCATCTCCGGGCCGATTTCGCGGATGACCGACGACCGCGTGACCGAGCTGGGCGCGCTGGTGATTAAGGCGGCGAAAGAGGTGACGCTGGCGTACGGTGGGATTCGTTAA